The following coding sequences are from one Arcobacter nitrofigilis DSM 7299 window:
- the selA gene encoding L-seryl-tRNA(Sec) selenium transferase, which produces MSLLKSIPKIDKFVSKSCFDGYSINLITKISQVVIENLRIEILQNNINEINEDKLVEEVLETYKELVAPSLQKVINATGIIVHTNLGRSLLSKQSLEKAIDIATSYNNLEYDLKKGQRGERYAHIVKTLQALTGCEDAIVVNNNASAVFLIMNTFAKNKEVVVSRGELVEIGGSFRVPEVMAQSGAILKEIGTTNKTHLRDYENAINENTSMLMKVHKSNYTIEGFASDVTFEDIVKVASQNEVIDYYDMGSGHMIDLPFNLSSAEPSILKIMEYNPSLLSFSGDKLLGSVQAGIIIGKKELIAKIKKNQLLRMLRVDKITLSILEDTLNSYLTNDLKNIPTLNMLYTKIEVLQKRANKLKTLIDTICKCEVIKNQTLIGGGTTPNKKIPTIALTLEYKDFKPNKIEELLRRNNLITRIENEKVLLDFRTIQEDEIEKIESIIKRVFN; this is translated from the coding sequence ATGAGTTTACTCAAGTCTATTCCAAAAATTGATAAATTTGTATCAAAGAGTTGCTTTGATGGATATTCAATTAACTTAATTACTAAAATATCACAAGTAGTAATTGAGAACTTGAGAATTGAAATACTTCAAAATAATATTAATGAAATAAATGAAGACAAATTAGTAGAAGAAGTTCTTGAAACATATAAAGAGTTAGTAGCTCCTTCTTTACAAAAAGTTATAAATGCTACAGGAATAATAGTACATACAAATTTAGGTAGAAGTTTATTGAGTAAACAAAGTTTAGAAAAGGCTATAGATATAGCTACTTCATATAATAATCTAGAATATGACTTAAAAAAAGGTCAAAGAGGTGAGAGATATGCTCACATAGTAAAAACACTACAAGCTTTGACTGGATGTGAAGATGCAATCGTTGTAAATAATAATGCAAGTGCAGTTTTTCTTATCATGAATACCTTTGCAAAAAATAAAGAAGTAGTAGTAAGTAGAGGCGAACTTGTAGAAATAGGTGGAAGCTTTAGAGTTCCAGAAGTTATGGCTCAAAGTGGGGCAATTTTAAAAGAGATAGGTACTACAAATAAAACTCACCTAAGGGATTATGAAAACGCTATCAATGAAAATACTTCTATGCTCATGAAAGTACATAAATCAAACTATACTATTGAAGGTTTTGCTAGTGATGTTACTTTTGAAGATATAGTAAAAGTAGCTTCACAAAATGAGGTTATAGATTATTATGACATGGGAAGTGGACATATGATTGACTTGCCTTTTAATCTATCAAGTGCTGAACCCTCTATTCTAAAAATCATGGAATACAATCCTAGCCTTCTAAGCTTCTCAGGTGATAAACTTTTAGGAAGTGTACAAGCAGGTATAATCATAGGTAAAAAAGAGCTAATAGCCAAAATCAAAAAGAATCAATTATTAAGAATGCTAAGGGTTGATAAAATCACCTTGTCAATACTTGAAGATACACTAAATTCATATTTAACAAATGATTTAAAAAATATTCCTACACTAAATATGTTATATACAAAAATAGAAGTTTTACAAAAAAGAGCAAATAAACTAAAAACACTAATAGATACTATTTGTAAATGTGAAGTAATAAAAAATCAAACACTTATAGGTGGAGGAACAACTCCAAATAAAAAGATACCAACTATTGCTTTAACATTAGAGTATAAAGATTTTAAACCAAATAAAATTGAAGAACTTTTAAGAAGAAATAATCTAATCACTAGAATAGAAAATGAAAAAGTATTGTTAGATTTTAGGACTATTCAAGAAGATGAAATAGAAAAAATAGAAAGTATAATAAAAAGGGTATTTAATTAA
- the selB gene encoding selenocysteine-specific translation elongation factor — MSNIIIGTAGHIDHGKTALIKALNGFEGDDTNEEKQRGITIDLSFSNLTRGQQNIAFIDVPGHEKLVKNMIAGAFGFDYVMLIVSAAEGIKPQTVEHIEIINLLGLKELIVVLTKKDLVSSEELALKKEQILMFLGTFDFEIKFVSEVSIYDESSIEKLKNQLFTINNSTKQEENFFRFYVDRVFSPKGIGTVVTGTVLGKKVELNEKVFICETQKETKLKNIQVHNQNVLEANISNRAALNLQNIDVKSITRGDLITKRGYVRGFDGVDISFSCLKDKKLMHNKLYSLFIGAKRIEVKALLFDTIDSLEEGFATLKSTEKLYTVFGEKIILRNGNETVCGGKVLNPVIDPMKKNQKRKLLEALDKNDFINAYYELLSAHRKGLGIISSTQRFALSHEEALEFAKKLDEVFVDEKDLIIYPNSTKDELKDYIKNIYKKNAYAMLSNASISLRVKWASALFIDSVLYELEEEDFLIKEGSLYKNAHIKEDFSKDLEEIVLNRLKEEDIAPTAPYNIYDDLDIDRKLGDDILKSLTSKKQVIRIQHNLFIHFESLNNIVKAMKSIIKSDGYIEISNFKDRFELSRKYLIAYLDYLDNYSEIKKIDTKRVFA; from the coding sequence ATGTCTAATATCATTATAGGAACAGCAGGACACATAGATCACGGTAAAACAGCTTTAATAAAAGCTTTAAATGGTTTTGAAGGTGATGATACAAATGAAGAGAAACAAAGGGGAATCACTATTGATTTATCCTTTTCAAATCTAACACGTGGACAACAAAACATAGCCTTTATAGATGTCCCAGGACATGAAAAGTTAGTTAAAAACATGATTGCTGGGGCTTTTGGATTTGACTATGTTATGCTAATAGTAAGTGCTGCTGAAGGGATAAAACCTCAAACAGTTGAACACATAGAAATTATAAACTTACTAGGGCTTAAGGAGTTAATCGTAGTCCTTACAAAAAAAGATTTAGTAAGTTCTGAAGAGTTAGCTTTAAAAAAAGAACAAATTTTGATGTTTTTGGGAACTTTTGATTTTGAGATAAAATTTGTAAGTGAAGTTTCTATATATGATGAAAGCTCAATTGAAAAACTAAAAAATCAACTCTTTACTATAAATAATAGTACGAAACAAGAAGAGAACTTTTTTAGATTTTATGTGGATAGAGTATTTTCACCTAAAGGTATTGGTACAGTTGTAACAGGAACGGTTTTAGGGAAAAAAGTTGAATTAAATGAAAAAGTGTTTATCTGTGAAACTCAAAAAGAGACAAAACTTAAAAATATCCAAGTACACAATCAAAATGTCCTAGAAGCAAATATCTCAAACAGGGCAGCTTTAAATTTACAAAATATAGATGTAAAAAGTATAACTAGAGGTGATTTGATTACTAAAAGAGGATATGTAAGAGGATTTGATGGAGTTGATATCTCTTTTTCTTGCCTAAAAGATAAAAAACTTATGCACAATAAATTATATTCTCTTTTTATAGGTGCAAAAAGAATAGAAGTAAAAGCTTTACTTTTTGACACAATAGACTCACTAGAAGAGGGCTTTGCTACACTAAAATCAACAGAAAAGTTATATACAGTTTTTGGTGAGAAAATAATTTTAAGAAATGGCAATGAAACAGTATGTGGGGGAAAAGTCTTAAATCCAGTAATTGACCCAATGAAGAAGAATCAAAAAAGAAAGCTTTTAGAGGCTTTAGATAAAAATGATTTTATAAATGCCTATTATGAACTTTTAAGTGCTCATAGAAAAGGTCTTGGAATAATCTCTTCAACTCAAAGATTTGCCCTAAGTCATGAAGAGGCTTTAGAGTTTGCAAAAAAACTTGATGAGGTATTTGTGGATGAGAAGGATTTAATTATTTATCCAAACTCTACCAAAGATGAGTTAAAGGATTATATTAAAAACATATATAAAAAGAATGCTTACGCTATGCTTTCTAATGCTTCTATTTCATTAAGAGTGAAATGGGCAAGTGCTTTATTTATTGATTCTGTTTTATATGAGCTAGAAGAAGAGGACTTTTTAATAAAAGAGGGTAGTTTATATAAAAATGCTCATATTAAAGAAGACTTTTCAAAAGATTTAGAAGAGATAGTTTTAAATAGATTAAAAGAAGAAGATATAGCTCCAACAGCTCCTTATAATATCTATGATGATTTGGATATAGATAGAAAACTAGGTGATGATATTTTGAAATCTCTAACTTCTAAAAAACAAGTAATAAGAATACAACACAATCTTTTCATACATTTTGAAAGTTTGAACAATATTGTAAAAGCTATGAAGAGTATCATAAAATCAGATGGTTACATAGAAATCTCAAATTTTAAAGATAGATTTGAACTTAGTAGAAAATATTTAATTGCATATTTGGATTATCTTGATAATTATTCAGAGATAAAAAAAATAGATACAAAAAGAGTTTTTGCATAA
- a CDS encoding class I SAM-dependent methyltransferase, giving the protein MTCPLCNSHAKLFYKNTHYKCECCAGVFKSKEFHLIGEAEKNIYEKHKNDSSDKRYQNFLSPITNSVLNDKSKSSVGLDFGCGKDSAIIKVLKDNAYEIYGYDIFYLDDKTLLKQKYDYITSSEVIEHFQEPNKEFTLLKSLLKDAGSLYLMTDIYDESIDFDKWYYKNDPTHIFMYQRKTFEWIKDNFGFSKVEIEGRLIRFYL; this is encoded by the coding sequence ATGACTTGTCCTTTATGTAATAGTCATGCAAAACTTTTTTATAAAAATACTCACTATAAATGTGAGTGTTGTGCTGGTGTATTCAAGTCAAAAGAGTTTCACCTAATAGGTGAAGCTGAAAAAAATATTTATGAAAAACATAAAAATGACTCAAGTGATAAACGATACCAAAACTTCCTCTCTCCTATTACAAACTCAGTTTTAAATGATAAATCAAAGAGTAGCGTTGGACTTGATTTTGGTTGTGGCAAAGATTCTGCAATTATAAAAGTACTCAAAGACAATGCTTATGAAATATATGGTTATGATATATTTTATTTAGATGATAAAACACTTCTAAAACAAAAATATGATTACATCACAAGTAGTGAGGTTATAGAGCATTTTCAAGAGCCAAATAAGGAATTTACTCTTTTAAAATCACTTTTAAAAGATGCTGGAAGTTTATATCTTATGACAGATATTTATGATGAAAGTATAGATTTTGATAAGTGGTATTATAAAAATGACCCGACACATATTTTTATGTATCAAAGAAAAACTTTTGAGTGGATAAAAGATAATTTTGGGTTTTCTAAGGTTGAGATTGAGGGTAGGTTGATTCGGTTTTATTTATAA
- a CDS encoding site-specific integrase produces the protein MKLINRKNKLWITFYHQSKRHRKSLNLDDTKANRKLAETKLIPEIQYKLNNGEFFENDNVKKVPTVDEFFQVSFEIHKNHRRFLTQKNHLYVYKHNIKPYLGNKKLDEIKPSQIATWQNKLLETLSTKSLSMARAVLNVIFNDAIADEIILRNPLSVIKKPHNVPTREIKPFSQDEIFKLLDNVNEKVRCYFAIGFFTGMRTGEILALKWSDIDYENGIIKVRRSKRQGIESEPKTKASIRDVDILDILIPYLKNHLKFKIPQSDYLFTSNFQKPYNDCMGIFARYWKPLFEKLDIQYRNPYQMRHTFASMMISNGEDILWVSNMLGHTTSAMTLTKYAKYIVNKEKKRGTFLTTS, from the coding sequence ATGAAACTAATCAATCGCAAAAACAAATTGTGGATAACATTTTATCATCAATCAAAAAGGCATAGAAAGTCTTTAAACCTTGATGATACAAAAGCTAACCGCAAACTCGCAGAAACAAAATTAATTCCAGAGATTCAATATAAGTTGAACAATGGAGAGTTCTTTGAAAATGACAATGTTAAAAAAGTACCAACAGTAGATGAGTTTTTTCAAGTATCATTTGAGATACATAAAAACCATAGAAGATTTTTAACTCAAAAGAATCATTTATATGTTTATAAACACAATATAAAACCTTACTTGGGAAATAAAAAGCTAGATGAGATAAAACCCTCACAAATAGCTACTTGGCAAAACAAATTATTAGAAACACTTTCTACAAAAAGTTTATCTATGGCAAGAGCTGTTTTAAATGTGATTTTTAATGATGCAATTGCAGATGAGATTATTTTAAGAAATCCTTTATCTGTAATTAAAAAGCCACATAATGTTCCAACTCGTGAAATTAAACCATTTTCACAAGATGAAATATTTAAACTCTTAGATAATGTCAATGAAAAAGTAAGATGTTATTTTGCAATTGGTTTTTTTACTGGAATGAGAACAGGAGAGATACTAGCTTTAAAGTGGTCTGATATAGATTATGAAAATGGAATTATTAAAGTTAGACGTTCAAAGCGTCAAGGAATAGAAAGCGAACCTAAAACAAAAGCTAGTATTAGAGATGTGGATATACTTGATATTTTAATTCCTTATTTGAAAAATCATTTAAAGTTTAAAATACCTCAAAGTGATTATCTTTTTACTAGCAATTTTCAAAAACCATATAATGATTGTATGGGAATATTTGCAAGATATTGGAAACCACTATTTGAAAAGTTAGATATTCAGTATAGAAACCCTTATCAAATGAGACATACATTTGCAAGTATGATGATAAGTAATGGAGAAGATATATTGTGGGTAAGTAATATGTTAGGTCATACAACATCTGCTATGACACTAACTAAATATGCAAAATATATTGTAAACAAAGAGAAAAAAAGAGGTACTTTTTTAACCACTTCATAG
- a CDS encoding helix-turn-helix domain-containing protein, translating to MIEMENINLIKDIANDIETIKKALSSIQTKRWLTTNELADYLGYSRDRIYKFKSLSFIENLHFYKKEGKILFDKIAIDDWVICKEKTNETNQSQKQIVDNILSSIKKA from the coding sequence ATGATTGAAATGGAAAATATTAATCTTATCAAGGATATAGCAAATGACATTGAAACAATTAAAAAAGCCCTATCATCAATTCAAACTAAAAGATGGTTAACTACAAATGAGTTAGCAGATTATCTTGGATATTCAAGAGATAGAATTTATAAATTTAAAAGCTTATCTTTTATTGAGAATTTACATTTTTATAAAAAAGAAGGTAAAATTTTATTTGATAAAATTGCAATTGATGATTGGGTAATTTGTAAGGAAAAAACAAATGAAACTAATCAATCGCAAAAACAAATTGTGGATAACATTTTATCATCAATCAAAAAGGCATAG
- a CDS encoding KAP family P-loop NTPase fold protein yields the protein MWADNETTEDFLNYDIHCNLIKEYVTNPNLLPLTIGVFGDWGSGKSSIMKMLEQKLENEPRILTIYFNSWLFESYEDAKVSLLENILLELSKNETLSETAKKKVLSLISRVDYMKFAKDGISKYGKNILDIVSTGGVGTAIEIGINSLTTKLSNISTADASGLNDYIKKEQNDVTKNSIKTFRKDFQELITATDYDSVVIFVDDLDRCMPERVIDTLEAIKLFLSVPNTAFIIGADERIIKHSISMHLNLHTFNNDSEYLHASQQIVTDYIEKLIQIPYRIPKLSPSEIESYNNLLFSSSLLDAADFKKVYEVYLEFRVSDFYSPFSFGNIKDSVSLDEKPELNNLLNISHFMSQMITNVLKGNPRQTKRFLNTFILRQKLAKVANLDIDIFILIKLMLLEYLNPILFKKLNELQSPDTGLINELMLLESIFIDEEKNTLGDAFQEWQTPQIQNWIKVNPRIGEIDLRNYFWLVRDKTDSTLSNIHMVSPIIQKLYALIINTDKHQRSLGFVELSKLDNEIHLEVFNLLKTELYNNPSKTSNLVVSLFDFIEKIENEYFANETIIIFSEINFSLIKGERIVVSILKYIKTKYKKFLPTVDSLILSFSEKQPSILQKTAKKEIKD from the coding sequence ATGTGGGCAGATAATGAAACAACTGAAGACTTTTTAAATTATGACATTCATTGTAATTTAATAAAAGAGTATGTAACAAATCCAAATCTTTTACCATTAACAATTGGTGTTTTTGGTGACTGGGGAAGTGGTAAATCAAGTATTATGAAAATGCTTGAACAAAAACTTGAAAATGAACCAAGAATATTAACAATATATTTTAACAGTTGGTTATTTGAGAGTTATGAAGATGCAAAAGTTTCTTTACTTGAAAATATATTATTGGAACTATCTAAAAATGAAACTTTAAGTGAAACTGCTAAGAAAAAAGTTTTAAGTTTAATTTCAAGAGTGGATTATATGAAATTTGCAAAAGACGGTATTAGTAAATACGGTAAAAATATTCTTGATATTGTATCAACAGGTGGAGTAGGTACTGCAATTGAGATTGGTATAAATTCATTGACAACTAAATTATCTAATATATCAACGGCTGATGCCTCTGGATTAAATGATTACATAAAAAAAGAACAGAATGATGTAACAAAGAATTCAATTAAAACATTTAGAAAAGATTTTCAAGAATTAATTACTGCAACTGATTATGATAGTGTGGTTATATTTGTAGATGATTTAGATAGATGTATGCCTGAAAGAGTGATTGATACCCTTGAGGCAATAAAATTATTTCTATCAGTACCAAATACTGCATTTATAATTGGTGCTGATGAAAGAATAATTAAACATTCGATTTCAATGCATTTAAACTTACACACTTTTAATAATGATTCAGAATATCTACATGCTTCACAGCAAATAGTAACAGACTACATTGAAAAGCTTATTCAAATACCTTACAGAATACCAAAATTATCACCCTCTGAAATAGAAAGTTATAACAATCTTTTATTTAGCTCCAGTTTATTGGATGCAGCTGATTTTAAAAAAGTATATGAAGTATATTTAGAGTTTAGAGTGTCTGATTTTTATAGTCCATTTTCATTTGGTAATATTAAAGATTCTGTATCTTTAGATGAGAAACCAGAATTAAATAACCTATTAAATATTTCACATTTTATGAGTCAGATGATTACAAATGTTTTAAAAGGTAATCCTCGACAAACAAAAAGATTTTTAAATACTTTTATACTAAGACAAAAACTAGCAAAAGTTGCAAATTTGGATATTGATATTTTTATACTTATTAAATTAATGTTATTAGAGTATTTAAACCCTATATTATTTAAAAAATTAAATGAATTACAATCTCCTGATACAGGATTAATTAATGAATTAATGCTACTAGAATCTATTTTTATTGATGAGGAAAAAAATACACTAGGAGATGCTTTCCAAGAATGGCAAACACCACAAATTCAAAATTGGATAAAAGTAAACCCAAGAATTGGTGAAATTGATTTAAGAAATTATTTTTGGTTAGTAAGAGATAAAACGGACTCAACATTATCTAATATTCATATGGTTAGTCCAATTATTCAAAAATTATATGCTTTAATTATTAATACGGACAAACACCAACGTTCTTTAGGTTTTGTAGAACTAAGTAAGCTTGATAATGAGATTCATCTTGAAGTATTTAATTTATTAAAAACTGAACTTTATAACAATCCATCTAAAACAAGTAATTTAGTAGTCTCTTTATTTGACTTTATAGAAAAAATTGAAAATGAATATTTTGCAAATGAAACTATTATTATATTTAGTGAAATTAATTTTTCTTTAATTAAGGGAGAAAGAATAGTTGTAAGTATTTTAAAATATATAAAAACAAAATATAAAAAGTTTTTACCTACTGTTGATTCTTTAATATTGAGCTTTTCTGAAAAACAACCTTCAATACTTCAAAAAACTGCAAAAAAAGAAATAAAGGATTAA
- the qatC gene encoding Qat anti-phage system QueC-like protein QatC, protein MTNLEVYIKDGTRDINSLLNMSIKDVDTSSSSDVIINTKQLFKSLKLIPEQKSLDIWFFSVYIHLIDNLLPRNEIAVDNWLREINVLIPVSNPIVWNKNSNLIVEALNFLTGDEWNIEFYQLESDYFVNSELELEEDINIEKVCLLSGGLDSLAGAIDLINNDNNILFVSHFDGAGAIDGEQKKIFDKLKASVSNKNLYLSQFHVYPSDYLFYSSDSNQRARSILFLGFALFHAINFNVNEIVLPENGLISINLPLNESRTSSNSTRTTHPYFIKKLEQFIFQVGINISIVNPYQYKTKGEMLDKCLDKDLLNLLINRTISCSHYKRRGPWTRQVGINNCGYCIPCLIRRASIYHYNNLATIETYGVDLDPIELKLNTNSIISTDVFALINFLNKKYNVKKYEREISLIANTENKKEIAEMLYRGYNELRKYIEDNASSEIKRLLI, encoded by the coding sequence ATGACTAATTTGGAAGTTTATATAAAAGATGGAACAAGAGATATAAATAGTTTATTAAATATGTCGATAAAAGATGTTGACACAAGTTCATCAAGTGATGTAATAATAAATACTAAACAGTTATTTAAAAGTTTAAAACTAATACCAGAACAAAAAAGTTTAGATATATGGTTTTTTTCTGTATATATTCATTTAATTGATAATTTATTGCCAAGGAATGAAATTGCGGTTGATAATTGGCTAAGAGAAATAAATGTTCTAATTCCAGTTTCAAATCCCATAGTGTGGAATAAAAATAGTAATTTAATTGTGGAAGCTTTAAACTTTTTAACAGGTGATGAATGGAATATAGAGTTTTATCAATTAGAAAGTGATTATTTTGTAAATAGCGAACTTGAATTAGAAGAAGATATAAATATCGAAAAAGTATGTTTACTTTCTGGTGGATTAGATTCTTTAGCTGGGGCAATAGATTTAATTAACAATGATAACAATATTTTATTCGTTTCACACTTTGATGGGGCAGGAGCTATTGACGGAGAACAGAAAAAAATATTTGATAAATTAAAAGCAAGTGTAAGTAATAAAAATTTATATCTATCACAATTTCATGTATATCCATCAGATTATTTATTTTATAGTTCAGATTCTAATCAAAGAGCAAGGTCTATATTATTTTTAGGTTTTGCTTTATTTCATGCAATAAATTTTAATGTAAATGAAATAGTTTTACCAGAAAATGGATTAATTAGTATAAATCTTCCTTTAAATGAATCAAGAACATCATCAAATAGTACTAGAACAACTCATCCCTATTTTATTAAAAAATTAGAACAATTCATTTTTCAAGTTGGTATTAATATTAGTATTGTAAATCCATATCAATATAAAACAAAAGGTGAGATGTTAGATAAATGTCTTGATAAAGATTTATTAAATCTTTTAATAAACAGGACTATATCATGCTCTCATTATAAAAGAAGAGGACCTTGGACTAGGCAAGTTGGAATAAATAATTGTGGTTACTGTATCCCTTGCTTAATAAGAAGAGCTTCTATATATCATTATAATAATTTAGCTACAATAGAAACATATGGTGTTGATTTAGACCCTATTGAATTAAAGTTAAATACAAATAGTATAATTTCAACAGATGTATTTGCACTTATTAATTTTTTAAATAAAAAATATAATGTTAAGAAATATGAAAGAGAAATATCTCTTATTGCAAATACTGAAAATAAAAAGGAAATTGCAGAAATGTTATATCGTGGATATAATGAACTTAGAAAATATATTGAAGATAATGCTTCATCAGAAATTAAAAGACTTTTGATTTGA
- a CDS encoding TatD family hydrolase: MINGLIDTHCHINFFKNAGEVAIECEKRKIHTIYVTTLPSQFDETFEYVKPLKYVYPSLGFHCLESDYNLEKEKRFFLKNIEKTKFIGEVGLDFSKRASKSKEEQIDLFKFVLESIQDKEKIVNLHSNNAEEKVLEMLIKYDIKKAIFHWYSGKISTFNQILNYGYYFSINESMTKSKKGQNIISKMPRDRILIETDAPFIKDVLPYKNFNVYYYLSTIWNESIDYVIKKTFDNFINLQDNKKNNLFG, translated from the coding sequence TTGATTAATGGTTTAATAGATACACATTGTCATATAAATTTTTTTAAAAATGCGGGGGAAGTTGCTATTGAATGTGAAAAAAGGAAAATTCATACAATTTATGTCACAACGTTACCCTCTCAATTTGATGAAACTTTTGAATATGTAAAGCCTTTAAAATATGTATATCCATCTTTAGGATTTCATTGTTTAGAAAGTGATTATAATTTAGAAAAAGAGAAAAGATTTTTTTTAAAGAATATTGAAAAGACTAAATTTATCGGGGAAGTAGGTTTAGACTTTTCAAAAAGAGCTAGTAAGTCTAAAGAAGAACAAATTGACCTTTTTAAATTTGTTTTAGAATCAATCCAAGATAAAGAAAAAATTGTAAATTTGCATAGTAATAATGCCGAAGAAAAAGTTTTAGAAATGCTTATAAAATATGACATTAAAAAAGCTATTTTTCATTGGTACAGTGGAAAAATTAGTACTTTCAACCAAATCCTTAATTATGGTTATTATTTTTCTATTAATGAATCAATGACTAAGAGTAAAAAAGGACAAAATATAATTAGTAAAATGCCAAGAGATAGAATATTAATTGAAACAGATGCTCCTTTTATAAAAGATGTTCTTCCATATAAAAACTTTAATGTTTACTACTATTTATCTACAATTTGGAATGAGTCAATTGATTATGTTATTAAAAAAACATTCGATAATTTTATAAATTTACAAGATAATAAAAAGAATAACTTGTTTGGTTAA
- a CDS encoding restriction endonuclease, whose protein sequence is MSKKYYLVKQSFPYLDTKINKIYCPCNISHLKKLISFMTGTIEVYLYDEENNKREDLTIELGNRDFNPYEHRFEKLYIVKINYLHKHVIPEYINFYTIKNVRSDFLPSFFMNDYVYNAKNGIEIIFDESLLSCNIEEYKRKMKYGKEYEEFISNKYIESGYQVELRGIKNSFNDGGLDIIAKKDTNIVLVQCKNWKMSNNYKINQKDLRAFVGDCFLYLKDIESKDLKVSYHFIVSHDNILTKSAEIFLEQNKFIKFKCVPFEENNLD, encoded by the coding sequence ATGTCTAAAAAATACTATCTTGTAAAACAATCTTTTCCATATCTAGATACAAAAATCAATAAAATATATTGCCCTTGTAATATTTCACATCTAAAAAAATTAATATCTTTTATGACAGGTACTATTGAAGTATATTTATATGATGAAGAAAATAATAAAAGAGAAGATTTAACTATTGAATTAGGAAATAGGGATTTTAATCCTTATGAACATAGATTTGAAAAATTATATATAGTTAAAATTAACTATTTACATAAACATGTAATACCTGAATATATAAATTTTTATACTATTAAAAATGTTCGTTCAGATTTTCTACCTAGCTTTTTTATGAATGATTATGTCTATAATGCAAAAAATGGAATAGAAATTATATTTGATGAAAGTTTACTTTCTTGTAATATTGAAGAATATAAAAGAAAAATGAAATACGGCAAAGAATATGAAGAGTTTATTTCAAATAAATATATAGAATCAGGTTACCAAGTTGAATTAAGAGGAATTAAAAATTCTTTTAATGATGGTGGATTAGATATTATTGCAAAAAAAGATACTAATATAGTTTTAGTTCAATGTAAAAATTGGAAGATGTCAAATAATTATAAAATAAATCAAAAAGATCTTAGAGCATTTGTTGGAGATTGTTTTTTGTATTTGAAAGATATTGAATCAAAAGATTTAAAAGTATCATATCATTTTATTGTTTCTCATGATAATATTTTAACAAAATCAGCAGAGATTTTTTTAGAACAAAATAAATTTATAAAATTTAAGTGTGTACCTTTTGAAGAGAATAATCTAGATTAA